From Vitis vinifera cultivar Pinot Noir 40024 chromosome 3, ASM3070453v1, the proteins below share one genomic window:
- the LOC100254138 gene encoding uncharacterized protein LOC100254138 encodes MENYTYTSYADSGESSPRSRELEFENSGAASWEDQPLHQPSKVKFMCSYGGKIQPRPHDNQLSYTGGETKILSVDRSIKFSPLINKLCALCEADVCFKYQLPGEDLDALISVTNDDDLEHMMHEYDRLCRPSAKPARLRLFLFPATPPSVGSGDMKTERERFFEAMNSGPIQSVDATSPPATAPPSNVDFLFGLDKGVSPPAPVAKLPVPVPEPPVPAEIPSLVNPGGDGRVFAADLGVNQAEIQRQIQDLQRLQISAQEQGAYQRKSDDNMYGGYAGDYYVQKMPEKAPPQSTIPATVPATYWQEKRAPGGGFPGGVPATPGLQEQPVYMIPAPASVYHTPVARPVTGQSGQGYYAMRMGPDVYREQTPMYSVMQQPPVQATMPAPAPKLPNYSEGLGMGRPSGVGVADTGYTQVAYDSQGRQVYYTAPGGVVAPYQTMAAVSTTSGPLNQESGKVTAAKLSQASV; translated from the coding sequence ATGGAGAACTACACTTATACCTCCTATGCGGACTCCGGCGAGTCTTCGCCCAGATCCAGAGAGCTGGAGTTTGAAAACAGTGGCGCCGCTTCATGGGAGGACCAGCCTCTCCACCAACCTTCCAAGGTCAAGTTCATGTGCAGCTATGGCGGCAAGATCCAACCTCGTCCCCACGATAACCAGCTCTCCTACACCGGCGGCGAGACCAAGATTCTCTCTGTTGATCGCTCCATCAAGTTCTCCCCCCTAATCAACAAGCTCTGCGCCCTCTGCGAGGCCGACGTCTGCTTCAAGTACCAGCTTCCCGGAGAGGATCTCGACGCTTTGATCTCTGTCACCAACGACGACGATCTCGAGCACATGATGCACGAGTACGACCGCTTGTGTAGGCCGTCGGCCAAACCCGCCAGGCTGAGGTTGTTCCTTTTTCCCGCCACTCCGCCCAGTGTTGGCTCCGGTGACATGAAAACCGAGCGTGAGCGGTTCTTTGAGGCTATGAATTCGGGTCCGATTCAATCCGTTGACGCGACATCGCCTCCGGCAACCGCGCCGCCGAGCAATGTGGATTTTTTGTTCGGTCTGGACAAAGGGGTCTCGCCGCCTGCTCCGGTGGCGAAGTTGCCAGTTCCGGTGCCGGAGCCGCCTGTTCCGGCGGAGATTCCGTCCTTGGTTAATCCCGGCGGTGACGGTCGGGTTTTCGCAGCCGATTTGGGGGTGAACCAGGCAGAGATCCAGAGGCAAATCCAGGATCTGCAGAGACTGCAAATTTCGGCTCAAGAACAAGGCGCGTATCAGAGGAAAAGCGACGACAACATGTACGGAGGTTATGCCGGAGATTACTATGTCCAAAAAATGCCGGAAAAGGCGCCGCCACAGTCGACGATTCCAGCAACCGTTCCCGCCACATACTGGCAGGAGAAACGCGCCCCTGGCGGGGGCTTTCCGGGGGGTGTGCCAGCGACGCCAGGACTACAGGAACAACCGGTGTACATGATTCCAGCTCCGGCGAGCGTCTATCACACGCCAGTGGCGCGACCGGTGACTGGTCAATCCGGTCAGGGTTACTATGCGATGAGGATGGGTCCAGATGTTTACCGTGAACAGACGCCAATGTACAGCGTCATGCAGCAGCCACCTGTACAGGCTACTATGCCAGCTCCGGCGCCGAAATTACCGAATTACAGCGAAGGACTTGGAATGGGACGGCCAAGCGGAGTTGGGGTGGCGGATACGGGGTACACTCAGGTGGCGTACGATAGTCAGGGGAGGCAGGTGTACTACACTGCGCCGGGTGGTGTAGTTGCGCCGTATCAGACAATGGCGGCGGTCAGCACCACATCTGGACCGTTGAATCAAGAGAGCGGCAAGGTAACCGCGGCCAAGCTTTCACaagcatcggtgtga